The genomic stretch GATGCAATTATCATTGTGGTTTCCAATCCGCTTGATGTAATGACCTATCAGGCGCATATCACGGCCGGTACTTCAAGAAACAAAGTGATCGGTATGGCAGGTATTTTGGATACAGCCCGCTACAGAGCATTCCTTGCCGAAGAATTGAATGTGTCTCCAAAAGAAATCCAGGCTATCCTGATGGGAGGTCATGGTGACACCATGGTCCCTCTTCCTCGATATACTACTGTAGCAGGTATCCCGGTTACTGAGCTAGTAGCTAAAGACAAACTAGACGCCATTATCGAAAGGACCAAATTCGGCGGCGGTGAACTGGTAAAACTAATGGGTACTTCTGCATGGTATGCCCCAGGATCTGCAGCTGCTCAGATGGTAGAAGCGATCTTGAAAAACCAACGTAGGGTTTTCCCTGTTTGTATCAAACTGGAAGGTGAATACGGAATCAATGATTGCTACCTCGGTGTTCCTGTAATCCTTGGCAAAAACGGTGTAGAGAAAGTACTTGAGCTTGATCTTAATGCTGACGAAAAAGCACTTCTCGAGACCTCTAGAGGTCACGTGAAAGAAGTAATGGAAGTTTTGAATAAACTGGGTAAGTAATCCTGGTAAAATTATTTTCAGACCTGAGACTCTCTTTCTATCAACGGGAGTTCTTAGGTCTGATTTTTGTGTTTTGCCACCTGAATCATCCTTGTGCCTGTGAAGATCTGGAAAAGCCTACTTATACTTTTTATCTCCATATCCGTCATCGGAGGTGGTTTTTGGGTTTACAAATCCTATTTTTCTTCCCGAAAGGTCAATAATTTAGAGATCATCAGCCAAAATGCTGTTTTTGTCTTTGAAACGTACCAAGGAGCGACACAATGGAACACCCTGGTCAATGACCCCGTTTGGCAGATTTTAAAAAACTTTCCTGCATTCCAGCGACTCTCTGACCAACTCAGTACGTTGGACAGTTTAAATGGAGGCTCAGGTGAAATAGCCAAACTACTGAATGGCAATCAAAGTACGGTAAGCCTCCATTCTACCGGATCAGAAACTTTCGAGTTACTATTCACACTTGATCTCAGTTCATCCAAGGCTAGGGGCTTCATGGAAGAAATCAAAACACGTCTTCCTGCCGGGGCCCGTTTCCAATCCAGAAAATATTCTGATAAAGATGTATTGGAATATTATAATTCGGAAAACAAAAGACTATGGAGCATTTCCATGCTTGGAGATCTAGCAGTTATCTCTTCTTCTTCCTTTCTGGTGGAGGAGGCTATACGATTCTTCGCCAATGAGGATCAGCAAAGTTTTTTTTCCCTGATCAAGTCCATTCCCTACAACTCAGACTCAGACGGAAGACTTTTGCTCTCTGGCAAAGGTCTGGCTAGTTTGCTCAAAGGGGTCAGCGGGCAAAGACAAAACAACACTATTGCAGCCTTGGAAATCCTCCCTGGTGCAGCTGCGCTGGATTTGGTTCTGGAAGAAAACCTTTTACTTTTCAAGGGCTCTGCATTGTATGAGGAGGATGTAGTCTTTACACCTTCCATCCATGCTAATCTGGCCGAAATAGAAGAAGTCATTTCCAACCGCACCCTGGCCATAACCCAGATTAACCTGGAAAGTATCTATCAGACCCAAAACATCACAAACAGGGCTTTCACTGCCAGAGCCACTTACAGTGGCGATATCCAACGACATCTTCTGGGAAAAGGATTCCTTGACAGTTTTACAGGAGAATTGTATTTACTAAACCTGGAGTCTTCAGGTGGTGTGGATGACAATCTTGCCCTTTTGGCACGGACAAATGATGTTGATTTGACGATCCAACAGCTAAAGGACTTCCTTGCAAGTGAAGGGGATGAAGGTTCAGATTACTACTTAGGCCACGAAGTCCTTTATATCTCAGAGGAAAATTTTCCTGCACATTTATTCGAGGGGAAATTCCCTGGGTTTGGCCAAACATTCATTACTGCAGAAGATGGGGTATTGATCTTCACGAATACCCAACAAGGAATGAAGATGATGCTGGACGATATTCGCAGTGGAAGCACATGGGGCAAATCCTCCCGGGCACCTGAAGCTAAAAAAGGCCTCATTCCTACTTCTGGCTTTAGCCAGATGTATCTTATAGACCAAATTTGGGATTCTTGGACAAAAAAAGTCAACCCTTCCTGGAGCTCATTTTTACAAAAATACTCCGAGGCTTTCCAGTCTTTCACATGGCTCTCATTTAGAATCAACCAACTTCAGGGAAAATCTGAGGCGACCTTAAGTTTGCCGTATGACGGGGAGTCAAAACCTGTTATAGAGACCACGGATGCTATTCTTTTACAACCCAGCAATAGGATTAGTTTTGATCAGCGATTAGTCTATGGGCCTAAATCAATCACCAATTACCAAGACAACACTGAAGACATAGTAGTCCAGGACGAAAACAATGTACTCCATCTGATCAACTCCGCAGGTCAAGAAGTGTACTCCCTTCCACTCTCAGGCCCTATAGTGTCCGAGACTTTTCAGATAGACTATTATAAGAATTCCAAACTTCAGATGCTTGTAGCCACTGCTGACCAAGTTTATGGAATAGACAGGCTCGGAAATTCCCTCCCCGGATATCCATTTGGGGTGAACAACGAACAGATTCTCGACCTTAATCTGGTGGACTATAGCAACACTAAAGAATACCGCTACTTCATAAGCACCGAAGAAGGCAATTTATTCTTGGTGGACAAA from Algoriphagus sp. NG3 encodes the following:
- the mdh gene encoding malate dehydrogenase; translation: MSKVTVVGAGNVGATCADVLAYREIAEEIVLVDIKEGVAEGKALDIFQKAPINQYDSRTTGSTNDYSKTANSDVVVITSGLPRKPGMTRDDLIETNAGIVKSVTENVIKHSPDAIIIVVSNPLDVMTYQAHITAGTSRNKVIGMAGILDTARYRAFLAEELNVSPKEIQAILMGGHGDTMVPLPRYTTVAGIPVTELVAKDKLDAIIERTKFGGGELVKLMGTSAWYAPGSAAAQMVEAILKNQRRVFPVCIKLEGEYGINDCYLGVPVILGKNGVEKVLELDLNADEKALLETSRGHVKEVMEVLNKLGK